The following coding sequences lie in one Drosophila sulfurigaster albostrigata strain 15112-1811.04 chromosome 2R, ASM2355843v2, whole genome shotgun sequence genomic window:
- the LOC133838097 gene encoding LOW QUALITY PROTEIN: ectopic P granules protein 5 homolog (The sequence of the model RefSeq protein was modified relative to this genomic sequence to represent the inferred CDS: deleted 2 bases in 2 codons): MATLAKPKKKTKKQSVYSEQRRQEEEEEHDELSTSRAQEQRYEENASSAPSLLEELERVASSSGNSKAAANIISHDCCISSDVDPDLITTPVTTEESEILEATPSAPAAPVSSVPLVQYPNLQPIRLTNALIEEQQAQIVYKPQVARCTGFVLASSHLKPFTSEQLREYYQCPDLELAKHFELEFLMNTLLESSETDPLYLELLEYYNLQGKLSSNLHDIKQRRKECGETQQQVWISESVTRTFSGHCGDSNMVQESETYEIYKVDPVKLEVASAKLTNLYGLVCHTYTTNLIKTKTSKVRIDQIINELCAYSHVDPLASIELHERLDDNALKCVAQLRRAIGILFSFARRPSPNAQFDCDLKIWLRKLVALQLLLATKEDHWFLLFNILRCPNGVAIWAAEFLQLPGMTPRQSKPKGTQPNELPLPLNSPELNHCVAVLQILLLPIKKRNEYLKSQAQAQKELSDGSGSNERWTVVDSDGEDTLTPTGEYGGVKEGDLIALLNQLPFDKLFTSAMCIEKFLNDYIIEPDMITPQRMLTVVAFFAQLLETLGEGMLTYNNERYKQLAKRLGRLVRHTLQYVADYHELFLQNKLPKSQDVCDRIELELQALLMRACSYIYRSRNLGTWQYFTTLPYRTLNADIIWHLFYYLNVGFPNDLNTKISTDMEIVYQMEFWSKFDVANADVSPEDMFYLLQAFFEMANERDLTKDGPLIRIICLTIFQIGFIHQGTREYCYKTARDMLVNITLAYEDLLDCLLLQLKSRFSETEQAAYLFKALPLENWRPSMDSFELLSHWLLHFDYQAAENQLARLIIGHLNWGFDVEGRFYLPHNIHVRMACLITEAITKYTPEVIGASGISESVRQVSSLIDSTQSSREQFTNWCWRMVSMLRLHLMDQSIESVKRTLQHPTEPLLFVPDLQRLDMIWQGVTEQRPLALYVGVLVSLHGHSIPVICQHGFDLLQQLISDHRHAAVIRCLELIIPLFLETPDTLANCESFQKLLITLLNADRTYLKLAKDMVFANSIGPILELLDNMLHHQIVSYTSYGLCSPLNLINVWLNCFTTLPDWAQNTHVLYLLDKMLCISYQFTDCRVQAVEFFYNYFKDCTDWKSPPKSTGIKGFFGGQANSPVPQISPQYCWLNLVLLDIEFRLQDTRFWPELLRQLGNQTVETALKKTLSLSKSNAFPARQLVIYKYAQLLSTMDTTHALFPIVCQKFFELYLWRVPVECDVRITNENMGVAEKFYEHNVPLMKTIKTQLKSAEVYYAAIANKRAQEEATAHMYRSCTKLMQSCALWLEDTQINRFANDATQLPAQYNSEKLRELLNGHVSHWTEYLCLADLRKDQRQQADEWTAKIYRTHNYIPLRNPLQPKPRLTPAQRIKNHLATYDKRLPAPNHHHPEQIQKRPIDGKTKSELKRRIQTLNSTANKVHYNTSEMNSLNLNYLERVPALYEMVPYVDTRRKECTSLIFKRNCSQAATIKVEGEHIRRNEQIARKQEQNRDRHDKIIEEMLALNVDGFAQAIVELGDCITQLVQEQSANASATDIGLDIFYHVVDNMNDTTMKFPPTNDCYSHMLEELGVFIQAEQAAHGLKVLKLALQRGDLVELLSGVFVPCRTDAQHFLEMYNFLIESHLKRCDTKILFVLLSKFDLLSWLETYQPKLSEINRLLMLVLQGLESWSQPDSSLLQDQFRRQLVHIFTYDFPQHYGEVMQLVLDRISDQKLMPVVLLDLLNALLSSANSPTLALQSSETLLHELAVDFARRQKLFTLKAATDTLLLFARHFQKERLHHGLHGLYPKHKEYCQPLVMWFTCFSHVLLASAICSYQELLADQISDIVFGSIVETYAPWLIPYTENTEIGAGAAAHWIRQLSPEQGKILLPWSEAQVDSSKLMIRSFIVSVLQVVQYLPSSNKILEHSFAWYVHHFAQPNVARHVLSPLHEGLAQLPWERFLPPAKHIELLYDSLQRFVPESHAMLGHIFIRIDWNAWFGQMPQSPEILSRLFGIFIKMAFEPNIHMHPNTSKILEDAVKYPWHLVEYSELEKLFKWFVSTVEPAIVLKLPNESNYADRAVLDLLRIACAMLPESSAQSALVQATAKRMLYTRSIVRMQRVCGAKHTKLMATKEGQRSFTNAFLQLLQSIDQAISGVSEHRTPEEQRREALNLMLELVAPTQTQSEEISNLHIQTLVRWQQHCAPANPVMCAALPAIGHLNTYISSIYMLLESSIECYFRKSTENAPWHAPSWQGLFEALQMSLPKLELMPVLQGGYFFSLHVFVLYKLEEIETDGEKITFLQDVTQLLENLKTDPQTEPRMALVWGLIISRGCQILQTSQLIKKPLCMLARHLQIASTKAEGWSDGLLGVIGLKSENITNRRKVLTRCLACIIFSLFPASRDLKLPSEEYESGMRELAMLLANKKFTDVKPLIVRAVSIMKEQPLPDLQAVPHLICRLIDVFYEQSFLTTIPEVWDCNFKLKAN; the protein is encoded by the exons atggcAACTTtggcaaagccaaaaaaa aaaaccaaaaaacaaagcgTCTACAGCGAGCAGCGTAGgcaagaggaagaagaagaacacgATGAGTTATCAACAAGTAGAGCCCAAGAACAAAGATATGAGGAAAATGCGTCGTCTGCGCCTTCACTGTTGGAAGAATTGGAACGAGTGGCTAGCAGTAGTGGGAATAGCAAAGCTGCGGCCAATATTATTAGTCACGACTGCTGCATTTCAAGTGACGTAGACCCCGATCTGATAACAACGCCAGTAACAACAGAGGAAAGTGAAATCTTGGAGGCTACGCCCAGTGCCCCCGCAGCGCCCGTCTCTAGCGTGCCGCTCGTGCAATATCCCAATCTGCAGCCAATTCGTTTAACGAATGCGCTCATCGAGGAGCAACAGGCACAGATTGTTTACAAGCCACAAGTGGCACGCTGCACGGGCTTCGTCTTGGCCAGCAGTCATCTGAAGCCGTTTACTAGCGAACAGCTGCGAGAATACTATCAATGTCCCGATCTGGAGTTGGCCAAACATTTTGAGCTGGAATTCCTCATGAACACACTGCTGGAGTCCAGTGAAACTGATCCACTCTATTTGGAACTGCTTGAATACTACAATTTGCAGGGTAAATTGTCGTCCAATCTCCATGACATCAAACAGCGACGCAAGGAATGCGGGGAGACGCAGCAGCAAGTGTGGATCAGCGAATCGGTGACACGCACCTTCAGCGGTCATTGTGGGGACAGCAATATGGTGCAAGAGAGCGAAACCTACGA GATCTATAAAGTGGATCCCGTCAAACTAGAGGTGGCATCAGCTAAGCTGACAAACCTCTACGGTTTAGTTTGTCACACATATACCACAAATCTGATCAAAACGAAGACATCCAAGGTCCGCATCGATCAGATCATCAATGAGCTCTGTGCTTATTCTCATGTGGATCCATTGGCATCCATTGAGCTACACGAGCGATTGGATGACAATGCTCTCAAATGTGTGGCGCAGTTACGACGCGCTATTGGAATACTCTTTAGCTTTGCTCGCCGTCCTAGTCCGAATGCG CAATTTGATTGCGACTTAAAGATCTGGCTGCGCAAGCTTGTTGccttgcagctgctgctggccaccAAGGAGGATCATTGGTTTCTCCTCTTCAATATTTTGCGTTGTCCCAACGGCGTCGCTATCTGGGCAGCCGAATTTCTGCAGCTTCCAGGCATGACACCAAGGCAAAGCAAGCCCAAGGGCACGCAGCCCAATGAACTGCCACTGCCATTGAATTCGCCTGAGCTCAACCATTGTGTGGCTGTGCTACAGATACTGTTGCTGCCCATCAAGAAGCGAAACGAATACTTAAAGTCTCAGGCTCAGGCTCAAAAGGAGCTGTCGGATGGCTCAGGCAGTAATGAGCGCTGGACAGTGGTGGACTCTGATGGCGAGGATACATTGACGCCCACAGGCGAATACGGAGGCGTTAAAGAGGGCGATCTAATCGCACTGCTCAATCAGCTACCCTTCGACAAGCTCTTCAC CTCTGCCATGTGCATTGAAAAGTTTCTCAATGACTACATCATTGAGCCTGATATGATAACACCACAGCGCATGCTCACCGTGGTCGCATTCTTTGCCCAACTGCTGGAGACACTCGGCGAGGGCATGTTGACCTATAACAACGAACGCTACAAGCAGCTGGCCAAGCGCTTAGGGCGTCTAGTGCGACACACGCTGCAATACGTGGCCGATTACCACGAACTATTTTT GCAGAATAAACTGCCCAAGTCACAGGATGTGTGCGATCGCATTGAACTTGAGTTGCAGGCGCTGTTAATGCGTGCTTGCAGCTACATCTATCGATCTCGCAATCTGGGCACCTGGCAGTATTTCACCACATTGCCTTACAGAACATTGAATGCCGACatcatttggcatttgttcTATTACCTCAATGTTGGCTTTCCCAATGATTTAAACACCAAGATCTCAACGGACATGGAGATTGTCTATCAAATGGAGTTCTGGAGCAAGTTTGATGTGGCCAATGCTGATGTGTCGCCCGAGGATATGTTCTATCTGCTGCAGGCCTTCTTCGAAATGGCTAATGAACGTGACCTGACCAAGGATGGACCGCTTATACGCATCATTTGTCTCACCATCTTCCAG ATTGGTTTCATTCATCAAGGCACCCGAGAATATTGTTATAAAACGGCACGCGATATGCTTGTCAACATCACGTTGGCCTATGAGGATCTCCTGGATTGCCTGCTACTGCAGCTAAAGTCGCGCTTCTCTGAAACAGAGCAAGCCGCATATCTTTTCAAGGCATTACCTCTAGAGAATTGGCGTCCCTCAATGGACAGCTTTGAGCTGCTATCACACTGGCTGCTACACTTTGATTATCAAGCAGCCGAAAACCAATTGGCACGTCTCATCATTGGCCATCTCAACTGGGGCTTTGATGTCGAGGGTCGTTTCTATCTGCCTCACAACATACACGTGCGCATGGCCTGCCTAATTACCGAAGCTATTACCAAATACACTCCCGAGGTAATTGGTGCTTCGGGCATCTCTGAGAGCGTGCGTCAAGTGTCCTCATTGATTGACTCGACACAGTCCAGCCGCGAACAATTTACCAACTGGTGTTGGCGCATGGTTTCCATGCTGCGACTGCATCTGATGGATCAGAGCATCGAGTCAGTGAAGCGTACGCTACAGCATCCAACGGAGCCGCTGCTCTTTGTACCCGACTTGCAGCGTCTGGACATGATCTGGCAGGGTGTCACTGAGCAGCGACCGCTGGCATTGTATGTGGGAGTTCTTGTTAGTTTGCACGGTCATTCCATACCCGTGATTTGCCAGCATGGCTTTGATTTGCTGCAGCAATTGATCAGTGATCATCGCCACGCGGCTGTTATTCGTTGTCTGGAGCTGATCATACCGCTGTTCCTCGAAACACCCGATACGCTGGCGAACTGCGAGAG CTTTCAGAAGTTACTCATTACGCTGTTGAATGCGGATCGAACGTATCTGAAGCTGGCCAAGGATATGGTCTTTGCCAACTCAATTGGTCCGATTCTCGAGCTCCTGGACAACATGCTACACCATCAGATTGTGTCCTACACTAG TTATGGCCTCTGCTCACCGCTGAATCTCATTAATGTCTGGCTAAATTGCTTTACAACGCTGCCAGATTGGGCGCAGAACACGCATGTTCTCTATCTGCTAGACAAGATGCTATGCATCTCATATCAGTTCACCGATTGCCGTGTGCAAGCTGTCGAGTTCTTCTACAACTACTTCAAG GACTGCACCGATTGGAAGTCGCCGCCCAAGTCGACCGGAATAAAAGGATTTTTTGGAGGTCAGGCCAATTCGCCAGTTCCACAAATATCACCGCAATACTGCTGGCTTAATCTTGTGCTGTTGGACATTGAATTTCGGCTTCAGGATACACGCTTTTGGCCCGAATTGCTGCGGCAACTGGGGAATCAAACTGTGGAGACTGCGCTGAAGAAAACGCTGTCATTAAGCAAGTCGAATGCGTTTCCGGCTAGACAGCTGGTCATCTACAAGTACGCTCAGCTACTCTCCACAATGGACACCACACACGCACTCTTTCCGATTGTGTGCCAGAAGTTCTTTGAGCTCTATTTGTGGCGTGTGCCCGTCGAATGTGATGTGAGAATCACCAATGAGAATATGGGCGTTGCTGAAAAGTTCTACGAGCACAATGTGCCACTGATGAAAACGATCAAGACACAACTCAAGTCTGCCGAAGTCTATTACGCTGCCATCGCCAATAAGCGTGCTCAGGAAGAGGCCACGGCTCACATGTATCGCAGCTGCACCAAGCTGATGCAGAGTTGTGCTTTGTGGTTGGAGGACACACAGATCAATCGATTTGCTAACGATGCTACCCAATTACCAGCACAATACAACAGCGAAAAGCTGCGCGAGCTACTCAATGGTCATGTGTCCCATTGGACAGAGTATCTGTGTCTGGCCGATCTGCGCAAGGATCAACGCCAGCAAGCGGATGAATGGACAGCTAAAATATATCGCACGCATAATTATATTCCACTACGCAATCCATTGCAACCCAAGCCTCGTTTGACACCCGCTCAACGCATCAAGAATCATCTGGCTACGTATGACAAACGGCTTCCAGCGCCCAATCACCATCATCCAGAGCAGATCCAAAAGCGACCCATCGATGGCAAAACAAAGTCCGAGCTTAAACGTCGCATACAAACACTTAACAGCACCGCCAA CAAGGTGCATTACAACACCTCCGAAATGAATTCCCTCAACTTGAACTATCTGGAACGCGTTCCCGCCTTGTATGAAATGGTGCCATACGTGGACACGAGACGCAAAGAGTGCACATCCCTGATTTTCAAACGCAACTGCTCTCAGGCCGCGACGATCAAAGTGGAAGGGGAACACATCAGGCGCAATGAGCAGATTGCTAGAAAACAAGAGCAGAATCGTGATCGACATGACAAGATCATTGAGGAGATGTTGGCACTAAATGTAGATGGCTTTGCCCAGGCCATAGTTGAGCTTGGCGATTGCATTACGCAGTTGGTTCAGGAGCAGTCAGCGAATGCGAGCGCTACCGATATTGGACTTGACATATTCTACCATGTGGTGGATAATATGAATGACACGACAATGAAGTTTCCGCCCACCAATGACTGTTACTCCCATATGCTGGAAGAACTGGGC GTATTTATTCAAGCGGAGCAAGCGGCACACGGTTTGAAAGTGCTCAAATTGGCGCTGCAGCGCGGCGATCTTGTAGAGCTGCTATCTGGCGTCTTTGTGCCCTGCCGCACCGATGCCCAGCAC TTTTTGGAAATGTACAATTTCCTCATCGAGTCCCATTTGAAGCGGTGCGATACCAAAATTCTCTTTGTGCTGCTCTCCAAATTTGATCTGCTCTCATGGCTAGAAACGTATCAGCCCAAATTAAGTGAAATCAATCGACTTCTGATGCTGGTTCTTCAGGGCCTAGAGTCCTGGTCACAGCCAGACAGCAGTCTGTTGCAGGATCAGTTCCGTCGCCAGCTGGTGCACATCTTTACCTACGATTTTCCGCAGCATTATGGCGAAGTTATGCAGCTGGTGCTGGATCGCATCTCCGACCAGAAACTGATGCCCGTGGTGCTGCTAGATTTGCTCAACGCACTGCTTTCAAGCGCCAATAGCCCCACGCTAGCATTGCAGAGCAGCGAGACACTGCTCCATGAGTTGGCCGTGGACTTTGCTCGACGCCAGAAACTGTTCACGCTGAAGGCAGCGACGGAtacgttgctgctgtttgcacGCCACTTTCAGAAGGAGCGACTGCATCACGGACTGCATGGCTTGTATCCCAAACACAAGGAATACTGCCAGCCGCTGGTCATGTGGTTCACCTGCTTTTCTCACGTGTTGCTCGCTTCCGCCATTTGCAGCTATCAGGAACTACTAGCAGATCAGA TAAGCGACATTGTCTTTGGATCCATTGTGGAGACCTATGCTCCTTGGCTTATTCCCTACACAGAAAACACGGAAATTGGAGCTGGCGCCGCAGCTCATTGGATACGCCAGTTGAGTCCAGAGCAAGGCAAGATACTGCTGCCTTGGAGCGAGGCTCAAGTGGACAGCAGCAAGCTCATGATCCGTTCGTTCATTGTGAGTGTACTGCAGGTGGTACAATATCTGCCATcctcaaataaaatactggAGCACAGCTTCGCCTGGTATGTGCATCACTTTGCCCAGCCCAATGTAGCCAGGCATGTGTTATCGCCGCTGCACGAGGGTTTGGCTCAGCTACCCTGGGAACGTTTCCTGCCGCCGGCCAAGCACATTGAGCTGCTGTATGATAGCTTGCAACGCTTTGTGCCCGAATCACATGCTATGCTGGGACACATCTTTATCAGAATCGATTGGAATGCTTGGTTTGGTCAGATGCCGCAATCGCCAGAAATTCTCTCACGACTCTTTGGAATCTTTATAAAGATGGCATTCGAACCGAACATTCATATGCATCCCAATACGAGCAAGATACTCGAGGATGCCGTCAAGTATCCCTGGCATCTTGTAGAGTACAGCGAACTAGAGAAGCTGTTCAAATGGTTCGTGTCCACCGTGGAACCTGCCATTGTGCTAAAACTACCCAACGAAAGCAACTACGCAGATCGAGCAGTTCTGGA TCTGCTACGCATCGCCTGCGCCATGCTGCCGGAGAGCAGCGCCCAAAGTGCCTTAGTGCAGGCAACAGCCAAGCGCATGCTCTACACGCGATCCATCGTTCGCATGCAGCGTGTCTGCGGAGCCAAGCACACCAAACTGATGGCCACCAAGGAGGGACAACGCAGCTTTACCAATGCCTTTCTGCAACTGCTACAATCCATTGATCAGGCCATTAGCGGCGTCAGTGAGCATCGCACGCCGGAGGAACAGCGTCGAGAGGCTCTGAATCTGATGTTGGAACTTGTGGCGCCCACGCAGACACAAAGCGAGGAGATATCCAA TCTTCACATTCAAACGTTAGTGCGCTGGCAACAACATTGTGCACCAGCGAATCCAGTCATGTGTGCCGCGCTACCAGCAATTGGACATCTCAATACGTATATATCGAGCATATACATGCTGCTGGAGTCCAGCATCGAATGCTATTTCCGCAAGTCTACAGAGAACGCGCCGTGGCATGCTCCCAGCTGGCAAGGATTGTTTGAGGCGCTGCAAATGTCGTTGCCAAAGCTGGAGCTGATGCCGGTGCTGCAGGGCGgttac tttttttcactgCACGTCTTTGTGCTTTATAAACTGGAGGAAATCGAGACGGATGGCGAGAAAATCACTTTTCTACAGGATGTCACGCAATTGCTGGAGAATCTAAAAACCGATCCACAAACCGAACCGCGTATGGCTCTCGTTTGGGGTCTGATCATCTCGCGTGGCTGCCAGATACTGCAGACTTCGCAGCTAATTAAGAAACCACTTTGCATGCTTGCACGACACCTGCAGATAGCCTCAACTAAAGCAGAAGGGTGGAGCGATGGACTGCTGGGAGTAATTGGCCTGAAATCGGAAAACATTACCAATAG ACGCAAAGTATTGACACGTTGCCTAGCATGCATCATATTTTCGCTGTTCCCCGCCAGTCGTGACCTGAAGTTGCCCAGCGAGGAGTACGAAAGCGGCATGCGGGAGTTGGCCATGttgttggccaacaaaaagTTCACCGATGTTAAGCCGCTGATTGTTCGCGCCGTAAGCATCATGAAGGAACAACCGCTGCCTGATCTGCAAGCTGTGCCGCATTTGATCTGTCGCTTGATCGATGTATTCTACGAGCAGAGCTTCCTGACGACAATACCGGAGGTGTGGGACTGCAACTTTAAGCTTAAAGCTAACTAA
- the LOC133838100 gene encoding LOW QUALITY PROTEIN: sodium-coupled monocarboxylate transporter 1 (The sequence of the model RefSeq protein was modified relative to this genomic sequence to represent the inferred CDS: deleted 1 base in 1 codon), which produces MSVAEANGKYFGTTMAKDLSTLGWDYFMFVAFIALTVLGPLWTRIFGKKQQQSKADYVFATGGVSLVAVMISIARGTLGVRSVLGYPSELYYRGSAMWEIVYGMMSAYPIVCFMFVPVYFNLGITSVYQYIDLRFKSRTVRCLASATYIVRQICNLGITVYTPSVALSAVIGIPYWASITGMSIICIFFTILGGLKAAINADVIQTITILVVTLAVCLQGTIVSGGPKKVYELNRDNGRLSFWNFTGDLTVRVDTTSAWLGQLFMSLSQIGCQQNFMQRYVSLKSLKEVRNVMLSNVPVVFLFFALSWLSGMVIYSTYISCDPYAEGYIKKPDEILPFFVEDQLGFLPGFVGIFMATLFNGALCIMVSNLNSLATVCWEDFISQMPKFKGLSDKQQLKIIKIVTIVCGLIIMCVAFGVGLLNGVIESSLLVFSATSGPLLGCFILAMMVPVANWKGTSAGMVAACAFVLWIIGGSMTITKPSNMLPTSTEGCSNFTFSRTITKPSSGIDELPWLLNHTPLNGYNQTFVDPTPQIPHERTGLETFYSISFMYYSLIGTALTVLIGTLISCLTQHADDEYDAKLLHPFIFRCYERLNVPKPYYIKHEEESGLNRRSSSTSSATTSGKVEKINHAFDGSEDKNSPISILFTTPSSNNENTGDQRRTSICSSSRIQLDTVPAGETGVYRYTGSKTTY; this is translated from the exons CACCACAATGGCCAAGGATTTGAGCACTCTGGGTTGGGACTACTTCATGTTTGTGGCATTTATAGCGCTTACCGTCTTGGGTCCACTCTGGACccgcatttttggcaaaaagcagcagcagagcaagGCAGATTATGTCTTTGCCACCGGCGGCGTTTCTCTTGTGGCTGTCATGATTTCCATAGCTCGTGGCACACTCGGCGTACGCTCTGTCTTAG GCTATCCAAGTGAACTCTATTATCGTGGCTCCGCAATGTGGGAGATTGTGTATGGCATGATGAGTGCGTATCCCATTGTTTGCTTCATGTTTGTGCCCGTCTACTTCAACCTGGGCATCACTTCGGTTTATCAGTACATCGATCTCAG ATTCAAGAGTCGCACCGTTCGCTGCCTTGCCTCTGCCACTTATATTGTGCGGCAAATTTGCAATCTGGGCATCACCGTCTATACGCCCAGCGTGGCGCTATCCGCAGTTATTGGCATTCCCTATTGGGCCTCCATTACGGGCATGTCCATCATCTGCATATTCTTCACGATTCTC GGTGGTCTCAAGGCAGCCATCAATGCGGATGTGATCCAAACTATTACCATTCTGGTGGTTACGTTGGCCGTCTGTCTTCAAGGCACAATAGTCAGCGGTGGT CCGAAGAAGGTTTATGAACTAAATCGCGACAATG GTCGTCTAAGCTTCTGGAACTTTACAGGAGATTTAACCGTGCGCGTCGATACCACATCCGCCTGGCTGGGCCAGCTGTTTATGTCGCTATCACAGATCGGTTGCCAGCAAAACTTTATGCAGCGTTATGTCAGTCTCAAGTCACTGAAGGAAGTGCGCAA TGTGATGCTGAGCAATGTGCCCGTTGTGTTCCTGTTCTTTGCACTCTCCTGGCTCTCCGGCATGGTTATTTACTCGACCTACATCAGCTGCGATCCCTATGCTGAAGGTTACATTAAAAAACCCGATGAGATTTTGCCATTCTTTGTGGAAGATCAGCTCGGCTTTCTGCCCGGCTTTGTGGGCATCTTCATGGCGACACTTTTCAATGGCGCACTTTG TATTATGGTGTCCAACCTGAACTCACTGGCCACCGTTTGCTGGGAGGACTTCATCTCACAGATGCCCAAATTCAAGGGACTCAGCGATAAGCAACAACTAAAGATAATTAAGATTGTCACCATCGTTTGTGGCCTGATCATCATGTGCGTTGCCTTTGGAGTTGGACTGCTCAATGGTGTCATCGAGTCCTCGTTGCTTGTGTTCTCAGCCACCTCGGGACCGCTGCTTGGCTGCTTCATCCTCGCCATGATGGTACCGGTGGCCAACTGGAAGGGCACATCAGCCGGCATGGTTGCAGCCTGCGCATTTGTGCTCTGGATCATTGGCGGTAGCATGACCATAACCAAGCCTTCAAATATGCTGCCCACATCGACAGAG GGTTGCTCCAACTTTACATTCTCGCGGACAATCACAAAACCCAGCAGCGGCATCGATGAGTTGCCTTGGCTGCTGAACCACACACCTCTCAATGGCTACAATCAAACCTTTGTGGATCCCACCCCACAAATTCCTCACGAAAG AACTGGTCTTGAGACCTTCTACTCGATTAGCTTCATGTACTACAGCTTGATTGGCACAGCACTGACGGTGCTCATTGGCACACTCATCAGCTGTCTGACGCAGCATGCGGATGATGAGTACGATGCCAAGCTGCTGCATCCGTTCATCTTCCGCTGCTACGAGCGCCTGAATGTACCCAAACCGTATTACATTAAGCACGAGGAGGAATCGGGTCTGAATCGTCGCAGCAGTAGCACCTCATCGGCCACAACCAGCGGCAAAGTGGAGAAGATCAATCATGCCTTCGATGGCAGCGAGGATAAGAACAGTCCCATCTCTATACTCTTTACGACCCCAAGCTCAAACAATGAGAACACAGGCGATCAACGTCGCACTTCAATTTGCAGTAGCAGTCGAATTCAATTGGACACGGTCCCCGCTGGCGAGACGGGCGTTTATCGTTATACGGGCTCAAAGACGACTTACTGA